The genomic region TCTGCgcaaaagaaacagcaatgtGAATGGTGGGTGCTGCATGTGAATTTTAAACGATGAGGTGAATATGCACATTCCTTTTTGGGTAGTTACATATGCAATCagattttgatttgttttataaGGAGCCTTTTTTCTGACTGAGCCCAGAGCAGGATTATTTTCCATATGAATAAGCCATATAAAAGTAGTAATGTACATAAAGCATCACATCAAATATTGTAATTACAGGGTGATGTTTCtccttttatgtttctttatcAATCTTCTGTAGGGTGGATGGGAACACATTACAGTCAGAGGAAATGCAACTGAAGCATCCAGGGTCGCTATGCAAGACACTTCTGAGGAAAACTCTGCAGTATCAAAGGACTTGGAAGAGAATGAAAGTAAAGGGAGAGCGGTACACTCCAAAACCCCTCTGATGGTCAGTGAAAGCCAAGACTTGGACAGAAGTGCAGTTAATTGTTAAGTTGCCACTGTCTATGTTTTGCAAAGAAGCagcagtaatttaaaaagaaactgaatgtCCATGTGAATGTCCATGACccaagagaaaaacatgatCGTTTTGTGCTACTTATGTTTTACTGAACTGGAATTTACAGTGGGGTAATTTTAATACTGATTTCTTCAACTGTGTCATGTGTAAAATGTGACGTACTAGAACTAACAGTTTTGTTAAAACAGGCAAGCATTATAGCCACAATGTATTTCTGACCCTTTACCATAGCTGCTACAGAACTATACAAATGTGAATCTTTGCATATGACcattacatatatttaatttttgtattacaGTTCTCATCCCTACATTTCTCATATTCACGTCTTCCATGCTACATTTCGGATTCATATTTGAGTAGAGATATCAATATAACCAAATTACAAGCATTTCCATGATTTGCACTGCAAACATCCATACATGCACCTAACTTTGTGCATGTGAGCCCTGTTTACATAAGCCTGTAGGTTTGGTCACGCTACTCTTGCTCAcatcagtaaaattaaattctgtacAACTCAGCTTAGGATGCAGTTACCAGTAAGGGCCAATTTTTCTACATTGGCACTCAACAAATAATATCTTAACAAAAAGAATCACTGGTTTCAGCAAGACTATGTAGAGAGCATGGTCTCTCATTCAGTCTTGGTTACAGAGGCTAAGTCTCACGCTAGATTGTCGGGACAAACTGCAATAGATCATGTGTAGTCTCCACCTTAACTGGAACCCTAATCACTAAGGTATACAGATAGATACCTACCTAAtgatgttggaagggaccagaCACTTGAAGAGTTAGACTGTGCACCAGATAATTGCAAATTATACGTTTGTAGCATAAAAGAGAAGAGGGGATCTTAAATAAGATTCTGGCTTCACAGGTAGGAATTCAAAACAACTGTGCTGGTACCAGTGGAATCTGTCACCATATACTTAGGCAGGTTTAGGAGGAGGCtctacattttgcttttagtaAGCTATTGATTCATTCCTTCTTCCAGCAAGAaaccatgtttttttccccagaaaagcatttttcctgtcttttactTATCTTAGTTAGACTGTGATGTGAAATTATTGTTTGAAATCATTATTTGAAATCCAGTCTGTGGGAAGTGCTGAGAAAGCATTCTCTCCCAGTAGCTTCAGGAAGGCACCACCTTTTCTCCTCTGGCAGCAGTTTACAATCATTTTCCCTCTGTGTGTGACTAtatatgaagttatttttatatgaaaagcaGTGTGGTGTGGTCTCAGTACTGTATTTGTAGAAGTAAAGCTTACGTTTGCACGtatttaaagaatatatttgaTATTCTAATGCCAAGGAAAGCACTGTTTCGAAACCCAAATGTGAATGAAGATTGAAGATgctttactgtttaaaaaaaatctgttgatcTTTCCAATATGTGattacagatttctgttttatacATACATTGTGGAAAtatcaaaaataacattttgtgtTAATTACCATAAACAGGTTTTGCGTAACTTGCACAGTATCTTGTCCAAATAAATAACTTTATCATGTATTTTTAGAGAATTATTAGGattgtattttctctgcagcatatcagaaaagtttttttttcattaatagtCAGTGTCTACATGGCCAACTAGCTAATTGATTCCATACAATAAGCTCTATAATGTTCCTTTGCATCTTTCCCTGCACTTCCAAGTTTCACCTACTTTACTGTAAAACACTGGCTTTAAGTGAACACAGGTAACTTATGTTTGAATATtaagtatttgctttttgaaacTGTTAATTAGAAAAtggattaattttaaaagataatacCATTGTTATGGCTAACTAAAATCAGGAAAAGTGactttaaaacaattttgaaaaataaaagtaatttatcagaaaaatatgCCTCTTATGAAATCCCTTTTAACACATCCTTAGGAGTAGCACTTTGCAGCAAAGAACCCTTCgggcacctgctgctgctgcgttGAAGTGTGCTGGTGCCACGCCTGGTGGTTCATCAGGGTGGCAGCACTGAGAGGACTACTAGCCTCTGGTCTTTGGtactgcagctgcagccaggtaCTGCGTGCCACTTGGGGACTGATATTTGAAATAATGACTCTTTGTTTGCAGTAAGTCCTATCAGAAACACGCTGCCGCAAGCATTTGAACTCTGTACTTGTAACAGCACCAGGAAGCGGCGCGTGGAGTGATAGGCATTTCTTCCATCCACAGCACTGTTAAAATACTGGTTTTCCAACTCACTTGTTGCTTCCTCTGCCAAAGTAACCAAAGAGCACCTCAGCCACCTGCTCTCCCACAGAAACATCTGAGAAGGCACTGAGGACCTGGAAAACGCTCACATCTCCTGTGTAATGCACAGCTCCGGTGGACCTAATGACTTTGAAAGAATCCCGCAGACGTAGCTCCAATTAGCAGCACGCAGCCGTTGCTCCCCTCACACCACACACGACTGAGGCCGGACAGGGCCTGGGGCACTCCTGCCAAAGCACCTCATGGCCGCTGCTGCCTGGCACAAATCCCTGCTGCCCCGGGCACCCTGCCATCACTGGCCCTCTCTGCCACCACAGCTCATACACCCCAGTCAGAACGATGCTCTCACGGCCACAGGAGGGTTTCACAGAACCTCCACTGGGTTGCGGTCATTGCACGAGCAGACTAGAACTGCGAGTCGCCAGGGCAGGGATGGGGTAACGTTTCATTTTCAACACAGGCTATAACATCCAGTGCCCCCATCCCAGAAGGACAGCGGATTTTATAAGTTAATTCACCAGAAGGATGCTACGTGTATTTCAATATGTTTACATACTGCCTGATAGTTTGCTTCCCTTTCTGTAGAAGAGTAGAGAAGCACTGTGACAGCTGAGCACTAGCAGTATGCTTCCCTAGTAGAGAAGattttgttaaatgaaaaatttatggTGAGAAATCACCAATTAAAGCCTAATGAAGCATCCCTTGCTGTAAAAGAAAGGGTgtaagaactgaaagaaaatgtcttaGCGTTACTCATAGCTCCCATTACAATCAGACAACATATGTTAAGTGAATTACAGATAAGGAGCACCTGTTCTATGAAGTACAATACAGCAGCACCATTACTGCAAGTCAAATCTGTAAGAGACAAGGTAATACTTTCACTAACACTTAAGTAGTAGGACGGGTAACCACAGACATCCTAAACATGCATGAAAACAGGTTGGAACCTATGGAAATCAAAGGCAAGAAAGCAGGATCCAAATCATTTCACTGCCGCTAAGTAAGACAACCACACAGAGACAACATTAAGTTGTTCCACATCATATAGCTGTAGATGTCCGTAGTGAAGGGTAATTCACATCCCTTACAAGCCTGTCTGTGAAACCTTtcaaagaaaagtttgaaaatgagaatttttcagtgacaaaacatttttcaatgaGATgggaaacagattaaaaaaataattttcctgtttgaaGAGCTcctgcttcatttattttgtttcataacaCCAGAATCTAGCACTAGTCCAGAAAGAATCCCAATCACATTACAATCTTCATCAGCTAATAATTGGTAACTGGAAAGATCATTGCCTAGCTTAAGACTatactaaaacatttttatactttCTGCAAAGATGACTGATTTGTccattatttaatatttgtattaCAACGGCAGCCAAAGGACCCACTTAAGAAAATCTCCACATCCAGAAGCGTCTTCTGTATGCTTCAGAAACATAAGCCATAAAGTGTCTAAACAGTTTATGATCTAAGATAGCTTTGTAGTTGCTTAGGAGTATTTCAAAAGTCTATGCTTTGCAAGGTTTGAAATTATactgtgcattttaaatacagtaacTCATCTGTGTTTTGGACCCAAATAAAGCAAGAGAGTCTTCCATCATCTTCAGTCATTGTCAGAGCTGATCCAAAGCACTCAAGATAAATACTCAGATTTGGTGGCCAATTTCACGTATGTGCTACTTTGCTCGCCGATTTTGTCAAGTTTGCCATCAATGTTGATTTTCTTCAGTAGCAAGATAGACAAGAACCAATTCACTGAATGGTTGGTGATCAGTGTTACAGCCAAGATTCTCAATAAATATGAGTGAACTCAGGTGACTCAGGCCTTAAAAATGAACTCACAACCTTTCCCAGGAGTATAAGCTCCAAAAATTCCTTATAGTTTAGGATAACTTTATATGCAGCTATAGCTGTTAATGTTACCTGTTTgtcttttaatggaaaaaaggaGGATAGAGAgaatttgaaagattttttttaccTCCAGCTATGTACTTATATGTATTATCAtgcaaggaggaagaggaatgaAGGTAGTAAGCTAACTGTAGGTATTTTTGTTGAAGCTATAAGTCTATGTGGTATGTTTTTGCGGATGTTCCTCATGATCATCATCTACATACTGCTGTTGATAATGCTGGCACAGTTTAGAGCCCCAGGCTCCCCCCAtcccttctgcagctgggaagTGTCCGTTGGACATATTGAGTATAATGGAGGTCAAtgatttaatgtaatttttagcCAGTGTGAGAGTCTCTATTTTGGAAAGTTTATTCTCAGCTCTCACATGAGGGATTACCTCCCGCAAGGCCTGGAATGCGTTGTTGAGCTTGTGCATTCTCTGCCTCTCCCGCTCGTTGCTTTCCAGTCTCCTCAAATGTCTGTCTTTACTGCTCCAAGGATGCTTGGCTCTGGCCGCAGTAATCTTGCTGCTCTCCTTACTTCTCCCATTCCTCCTTTCTTTGTGTCTCAAGCATTTCAccagttctttctttttcattgctgaCTCCtctgaaaatgcttctttatCAACAGTattcttttgcttcttccctTTGGCTTTAGTCTTCATGTTTCAGTAGATGTACTGGTATTAAGCATCAATGTGCTGCAAAAACATGACACCAATATCTTTAATTGTTGAACAGTTCAACACCAAACAAGTGATCTGATGCAGGTTTGAGAAGTTCTGTACTGGAAGACCAGCACTGACTCAATTTAGCAATGTGCATTTTAGAAGTTGTGGATGGTACTAGCCAAGATGAGCTATGCCAATGAATCAAGGAGAAAAtcctttttcagagaacagATTCCCCCTTCAGCTGGAAGGGGTTACAGAGGGAGCAGAGGCCAAGTGAATGGAACCACTAAAACAAAGATGAAGCGAACACCACCTGGTGCCCTCACGGATGGAAAGGCAAGTGAAAAACAGACACCTTTCTACTTTCTTGTATATAGGCCTCAAAGTGGAGTGATCTGTCCTCTCACTGCATGCAACATAAGCAAATGGTCTCCAGGCTCAGCCAGTCATCGGCCATTCATTTGTAGATGTCTACTGGCATGCTTAAACTGAAgccaaattgtttttttccagcgtaaaaatggattttaaccCTGCTCCTCTATTGAACTGACAGCACATTCAAATAGCGCTGAAATCATTAGTAATCATTGTGCTGGAATCATCTTTGGATGGTAGAAGTGCTGGCCTCAGTCTCCTTTCAGCTATGGTGTTATCAGTGTTATCATATCTCTTTATATGAAAAGAGAGTTTAGGCAGTCATGACACTTGAACAGAAAACACCGGTGATAACTGTGTAAGTATAGCATGTCAAAGCAGGGTCTCCcttaagagaaaacagaacagaaatgtaaacaagTTGAGATTCTACTTTTCAGATCTAAAGATCtcaaccagaaaaaaagcctgtggGAAGAGGGAGCCACAAATCAAACCATGCCAGGAGCACAACGATCAATTAGGTTTGATAACATATTGCCTCTATCTCACGtccttctattttttcctaGCTTCAGCTATCAAAAGTAATAAAACCACACAGTGCCTCATCATACGTATGCAGATTTCTGTGTGGAGCATTAGACAGAACCCTCAGGCTCTTATTTAAAGTAACTTCTCAAACTCCCGGCAATTGCTTTTAGTAGGAATAGGTTTCTACTGTGTTTATGAGCAGTCCACTAGAGGGAAACATGACCCACTAACTCCTGTAGCTCAAACTCCTAGCAGTAACATTttcacccacagctcctctgcattCTGGGCCAGTCCACAACACCCACAAGCACAATGCCCACAGTTTCTTCACACACACAGcctatttctctttcagacaagcaaagaggaggagaaagcaggCAGGCCAGGTACTAACTAAAGGAGGTGAGCATTTCTCAGCTAgagatttgtttgtttcttgtttgtccAAGCCCCTTCACAGGTGTCTTTCACTCCTTGTTTACTCTCAGTCTCATCCTTGAGGTGCCAGCTGTAGCTGCTACAACAGTGCAAGCAGCAATTCCTTGCTGGTGGTCTTCCCAGCTCTCAGTTCTGCTTTTTGATGCTATTATACAGGTCAGAAAATTTCTGGGTATTAataacacagaacaaaatagtAAATTATGAAGCAAGGGTGGACCCTAGATATAATGAGGGCTAGAGCAGTTCGATGTAGCATTAGCAGGATTCCTACTATACACCCAAAGTAACACACTATACTTGTGTGACTGACAGCTGCTGGGAAAGAGCATTTCCCTTTTTAACAACAAATAATTATGGGGCGTAACTGCAGTTACTGTCCCAGTATGAGTGTAATAGAGTGCTATTTATCGTCCAATTTGTCCAAAAAGCCACAGCAATGTTCCTTCCTCTTGTGTTAGCAGGGAAGGTGATGACAGTGAAGTTTTCCCCTCCCCTAGCTCA from Aythya fuligula isolate bAytFul2 chromosome 15, bAytFul2.pri, whole genome shotgun sequence harbors:
- the BHLHA15 gene encoding class A basic helix-loop-helix protein 15, which codes for MKTKAKGKKQKNTVDKEAFSEESAMKKKELVKCLRHKERRNGRSKESSKITAARAKHPWSSKDRHLRRLESNERERQRMHKLNNAFQALREVIPHVRAENKLSKIETLTLAKNYIKSLTSIILNMSNGHFPAAEGMGGAWGSKLCQHYQQQYVDDDHEEHPQKHTT